TATTTGGTAGAATACTAGAATGTATATTATATAACCCAAATCAAATCATTATATAGCCCAACTTAAAAGCCCACCATATccaaaaaaaagagtaaattacaagttttgtcctttatgtttgtagcaaATTGCAGGCGGTCTTCTttacctttaaatttgacgagttttgtccttaacgtttcaaaatcatgcacgttatgtcctttagccctaactcagtcagacttttttgttaaatatggtcatgtgacttgcacatgagggtatctTTGTCATTTCACATGTTAGGGACTATTGTGTAAAAAAGTTATATGAAGGGGGCTATTGTATAAAGAATAAAAACAGGTACACACAGTCACACACACTCTCTCTAAACACTCTCTCTCTAAAGTCTCTCCCAAATTCACTCTGTTTAAATCAGAATTTCTCTATAAACTCGTCGGAGATTGAAAAGTTTGTCGGAATTAAAACAATCTTTTCTGAAAAAACATCTTGATGATTTCTCACAGGAAATTACCCAACTGGTTCATCCATGGTGGTAGTTGTACCACCCAACGGCGACGGACGGTGGCCGTGGTAACGGATTGGACGTGGATGATCCCGTTTTTTTACTGTTCTGAATCTGCTGCTTGATCTGTTTCTCTTTGAAAACCTCCCACCACTTTCCTAAACGCTTGGCGGTGTGGCCGGGGACTTCAGCTGTGATTTTCTTCCAAATGTTGTTGTACTTAGCCTGAAGAGAAATCACAAGTGCTTGCTCTTGTGGAGTGAGAGAGCCTTTCTTAATTCCAAGTTTAAGATAATTCTTCCAGCGTTCAAGGCAGGATTTGGGATCGCGATCTAGGGTTTTGGACATGTGTTGAGACATGAGGTTCCATTCTCTAGGGCCGTACTGGTTAACGTAGTCGCGGAGGAGACCGTCTTCTTCAGGCTGCCAGTGTTGACGTTCCTTCATCTCAGAATCATAGCTCCGGTGGAGGtatagagatagagagagagagagagagagagagagagagagagagagagagagagagagagagagtgttggGGTTGGTGAATTGATTGGGGATGGAGATGGAATGTGGTGGGAATAGGGATTTGAAATAGGAGCGGGGTGGGGGTGATAGTGACAATACATGTATCAGGGTGAATTTAAGAGAGAGAGattagagagagaagagagagagagtgtaacgccctgcgttttcaaacttcctacatttagaaaccttacgtgaaattctaactttggaaatcttgtgttcttataaccattctttcattgtaatcgttgtaaaatacggaacttgctacgtaaataaaacttgtacattacactttttacctagttaaatcatgttttatttcatatttcaccttgttacaagttaggggaagcattgttgcacattattacacaacttaattaacaaaattactcattataatgttttaaaaaataaaaaaaataaagaaatatggcagcccaattcagcaaaattcagccccatatagttgggttttgtgggctagtttcaaggtgtaaccccttctaaacacttccaaagcccaatccattgaaaccctaatccttccccctataaataccacttataaccagcctccctaccacttttgcaaccctaaaaactcacaaaacatccaccaaaccgtagctgaaagcaagggttcgagtagattgacaccccttcacgaaaatgagcataactcactcaattcttatccgattcactcgattctttttcctacttgcttgtataatcatggggttcgattcctagacttctccttggagaaatcagacctggaaatgccccgaaatagtccataaactttctgtttgtttttgtgttcatcaaaaacttgtttaaacctatgcaacttgtgtctaacacatctcatacctatgtcctaatgcttacaacttatcccatggttggttaagcttaaaaacaaggttgagacatttaaaattagaggattaaacctcataaacttggtgttttgtttagggtttttaacccacaagtcatgtcaaactttgtctttgatacatgagtgattatggaacaacttgggttgtccaaacatacaatcctcacatgatttgatgatttctcttagttagtgtgtatatttcttattctttattgtatgtttatgaccctccttggttgttttttttacatcaagtgtagtggtgaacacatagaggtgcctaaatggaagacttgatcttcctacctcctacatgacttctatgacatttagaggtaccaaaatgaagattttaatcttctacctcatgcttgaactattggacatatattatataacctaaatatattattcgaataatcgaatctttgatgatgaactagtgttcatatgtcggggtactagattacatcatcctagactatgataacttgtcacgattctaatggaaccttgttccatgaaaacatctaaactccttcgagtttcctagtgtcaagaacaagcatcatatgtactaaatgattattttccatgttattctcatatcttatttttatgttgttttaaacaccgaatctcgactctaaacatacttgaaccttaacccttatacattcggactctaaatctctactcgtcaacaattggataatcggaaaacatatgcaactttgtgagtatactcgtacttttcccctttttacttttactacttttggggtgtaacatgtttacctattgaaacttacacatgaacttttgtctaaacacatgaacattcctataacatgcttgtatatgtgatgacttgatactttaaatttgggtgattcttatgtgttgaacttatcattaacttcgtacgagccaaaccttgacatatgtagcgctataggattaacgacccgcctctactgaaactttggttatgtcatgagcaagttgcgttttcttggtttgatatgttagacacatgccatgtttaaatgtttatcttgaatcacatgcttgctatgaggaattgttcaaacttatcttttgctatgtacgtatcaaacttgtatactcgcctttgcttttgcattgaactttattttaaacatgttacaggttgatgaggacgatgctaagaaaagaagtagcgttgatgcctagatacacatatagacgttagggtttaatatgttgtatcaaattttgttatgttatcatgttgttatgttaaacttgttgtatttgaatttcttgtaatgttgactatttgaagttatgaaatgaaatgaaatttggaatttctaaatattgtcacaaatagcgttatgatgtctctagcaatcttcacacttcgtctcatcccgatgtttccgccattggttggggtgtgacagattggtatcagagccataactatagggaattaggaaaagtaggaatgctttagcctagtctatagttttagaaccttattcgtatgctttgcttggactactacatgatactttatttgttacttatttatgctcttttaaacatgtatgttactcatgtgtaatattcgacatgttattcttacgcattaatgcttgttttattatgtgttaacacttgtttcgttgttcgattctttatgtgttattcttgacatatttctctatgtgttaatacttgttttatttcattatttaagtatcatccttgatatgctttcttatgtgtttatacttgtttgtgtatctccttcgacatacacttccctcatgcattttactcgattattctaaatccgacaacactcatattgtacaaatgagacgaattcaccaaaataggcgtgaaacccacaatttggtgaacgactctcaatctacctattattttttttacacgagatatcgcgattaagctaggagtgaaatccacatcttaatggtaaatctcaaatttcaagttctagtggaccctcgtcaacacgtcgaaattaaattttgacccgacgagtaccaaccacacttaggatacgaaatcgtcaagttaggggtgaaacccgcaccttgtcgactagttccactccttggcatttttttcataaatcccgccaagtctcgaaatttcgattgatttgggacatgtagtaaccggaagggtaaataccgttaaccgacttgtcggcgagagtattttacctattaggccaaaacatgctcctcaaattcaaaagacttttcgaccactttggttagtcaaagttccgttttggaacactccaaactttggtcaaacatgtgtttctattgttcattttatacgatgcaatctttcaacctcgagtttacctttgatttctcttttcacacgcacaacatatcgaacctttttgatacatttatatatgcatgattttcatataatttaaattcatattccttgtaacaactagtggagaggtatcatcgagattggagtgacttccttagcttgacgattgactccacccctcttcccttaaaacgacctcaccaacgagttaggggtgattcccttacttatgtgaccgttacccaaaacttctctttcaaaatattttattatgcaaacccgatcatgtttatacctaaatcatttatcattattcaaaatacctacttataccgatttcaaaatacattgtttatcaaacgtacttcttattctaccatccattttcactcaaatcatatacacaagattcttaatcatgtctttaccgttttactacatgaatttccaaaccttacgaaatgctacctatcaatttaatcggtctaatgaatctcttgcccatgaacttcacatctgatttattaactgaaacacgttcacattatatcatcatactagagacttccactcttaatcgaaatcaaactaacctttctcaattacttataagacctcatagatgttatatgaccgtttaccaaatactctttccaacatcaataaatcctttgttaaaattatttttaaacaatcactaagttcttttactaaatttcttttcttttctgagggtcgacgttttcacaagaactttcaaagtccaaaattttcatgttttgatgcaaatgaaacaaacccgttatttaaaaaaaaaaaaaaaaaccttctttacaacgcttaactcgtcatccaaatttcaaaacacgtgggctagaagacttcatggggaccgacaattttcaacatacgtgaactccttttttttaaacaaaagtagcatttcaatcattacaaaatacgttaagcatgaccaatgagtactttatgttcctttgcatatacaaactatattctacctttcaaaccaagctcaatctaattttgattcgacaaactcaacgttttgtttaaacaactatacatgcacatcatcatacacattttagtcgatatctcgcgataacatcatttatatcgttcgtatctacatacttaacctttttttttctctacaatgtctcaacgtacaccatatacgcaatatttatttttcatacctacacctatgttcatacgttttatgcttgtactcatacacatactacttatacgttttacgcttctgcttatacacatactacttacacgttttatgtttatgctcatacatacatgcgtattcatacttaaacttatgctcatactttcatccttactcatgattcgtacattcgtacctatacgcgagcgtaatccgagggattcgcttacgtgggtcccatacatgcttaaacataaacatgcttacatacgacattcttctacgtacacattcttattttcaaattcatgtataccttgattcatacataactagtacaagctatgtggatcatgcgacaatcagtataatcgcgggtgcacacgggattatagtgataggcgtatgagaaccatatagtgtactactgtgtatggtaagacacggaacgtaacatgaccccaagtaacgaaacggacgtaatgtggttaaaacatggtggatacgccgctggtacttcctatatataagtgttttcaccatgttaccaaactttcgtaaaacgtgccatgagaaattcagtgtgttgcagaccttttggacctaatacaacttcacgcaactcacaaacgcattatatccgattattcatgacgagacttcatccttaacacactacgttcatctatccaacacttatgctattcacatacttgtactctttaagagtcattcgttcattctatactcgtattattttatacaaaactcgttcgcaatccaacttgtttaaacatttgagtcctaacttacctcgttacctataaaatagcctccctattcttgattcttgtgaaactatacttagtatacctctattgctttatttaaagtaacaaaccttttcgttcctctcaataaacaggttttacgaaagtatgattttttttatactatccttaagaacttccccttgcaaatctaccttgacgttctccaaaatttggtacttttcaaaactttcaaacttcccaagtttcaattcttaatgatcacctttatgccaaaaactctttcaagccttcctcttgaataaatttcgggacgaaatttcctaaaggaggggagactgtaacgccctgcgttttcaaacttcctacatttagaaaccttacgtgaaattctaactttggaaatcttgtgttcttataaccattctttcattgtaatcgttgtaaaatacggaacttgctacgtaaataaaacttgtacattacactttttacctagttaaatcatgttttatttcatatttcaccttgttacaagttaggggaagcattgttgcacattattacacaacttaattaacaaaattactcattataatgttttaaaaaataaaaaaaataaagaaatatggcagcccaattcagcaaaattcagccccatatagttgggttttgtgggctagtttcaaggtgtaaccccttctaaacacttccaaagcccaatccattgaaaccctaatccttccccctataaataccacttataaccagcctccctaccacttttgcaaccctaaaaactcacaaaacatccaccaaaccgtagctgaaagcaagggttcgagtagattgacaccccttcacga
The Helianthus annuus cultivar XRQ/B chromosome 6, HanXRQr2.0-SUNRISE, whole genome shotgun sequence genome window above contains:
- the LOC110876466 gene encoding protein rough sheath 2; translated protein: MKERQHWQPEEDGLLRDYVNQYGPREWNLMSQHMSKTLDRDPKSCLERWKNYLKLGIKKGSLTPQEQALVISLQAKYNNIWKKITAEVPGHTAKRLGKWWEVFKEKQIKQQIQNSKKTGSSTSNPLPRPPSVAVGWYNYHHG